The following proteins come from a genomic window of Coffea arabica cultivar ET-39 chromosome 11c, Coffea Arabica ET-39 HiFi, whole genome shotgun sequence:
- the LOC113716991 gene encoding acidic endochitinase-like: MAASLQPLFSAITFLLIASLIGSSEAAGIVQYWGRGHKEPSSLAEFCRREFATDVNIAFLEDFGSGQMPELNIIHPLPSSSDIESCQKHQTKVFISLAGQPRLSSVEDAQEVAAFVWNTYLGGESSDRPFGTAVLDGVELHIHSGNTTYLDDLARALKGYPNVILAVAAECPIPDPALDTTIRTGVVDQVRVEFFDNPSCQFKPPNDTSLLFRSWDNWSDYPGVNLLFLGIPISKDIAPEGGYIPPNVLVYYVLPYLQNSPVYGGIMVFPYLHHEVNFQSLLRSYARAA, translated from the coding sequence atggctGCCTCTTTGCAACCACTGTTCTCAGCAATAACATTCCTGTTGATTGCTTCTCTGATTGGGTCCTCCGAAGCTGCCGGAATTGTCCAATACTGGGGCCGAGGCCATAAAGAACCATCAAGTTTGGCTGAGTTCTGCAGGCGAGAATTCGCTACCGACGTGAATATTGCCTTTCTGGAAGATTTTGGCAGCGGCCAGATGCCTGAATTGAACATAATTCATCCTTTGCCGAGCTCATCAGACATAGAATCTTGCCAGAAACATCAGACCAAAGTGTTTATTTCTCTCGCAGGACAACCGAGGCTTTCTTCCGTCGAAGATGCGCAAGAAGTGGCAGCCTTTGTCTGGAACACTTACTTAGGCGGTGAATCAAGCGACCGTCCATTCGGCACAGCTGTTTTAGATGGCGTAGAGCTTCACATCCACAGCGGAAACACGACTTACTTGGATGATCTTGCTCGGGCACTTAAGGGATACCCAAATGTCATCTTAGCCGTAGCTGCGGAATGTCCTATTCCTGACCCTGCTCTTGACACAACTATCAGAACTGGTGTCGTTGATCAGGTGCGGGTGGAATTTTTCGACAACCCATCTTGTCAGTTTAAGCCTCCAAACGATACCAGTCTCCTCTTCCGGAGCTGGGACAATTGGTCTGATTATCCAGGCGTTAATCTATTGTTCCTGGGAATACCTATCTCAAAAGATATCGCACCTGAGGGCGGTTACATCCCACCTAATGTGCTAGTTTATTATGTTCTTCCCTATCTGCAGAACTCTCCTGTTTATGGAGGCATCATGGTTTTCCCCTACCTTCATCACGAGGTAAATTTCCAATCCCTGCTACGGTCCTATGCTCGTGCTGCCTGA